From Garra rufa chromosome 19, GarRuf1.0, whole genome shotgun sequence, the proteins below share one genomic window:
- the LOC141292756 gene encoding olfactory receptor 52N2-like, with translation MDNLTFRYSVLLVEGLQITHQSSQLTFIFLLIAYVFAILSNIGILIQISAEKSLHQPMYILFCHLPVNDVIGATVLIPRLLKDLLTDPSERYITYMECVFQAFFVHLYGTTSHTILMIMAFDRYVAICNPLRYPTIMTNKMMVKLSTGAWAAAIVPVGILIGLSVRLSHCRSFIPNHSCDNPSLFKLSCENTVINNVYGLTFTVVLLTSSLGWVLMTYLRIAMVCLKSKNKATNSKAIKTCSTHLTVYVILLICGFVPIFLHRFSEYADSRKFGNVMFHVIPPGLNPIIYGLQAKEIRQKVLKLCRKKVNYS, from the coding sequence ATGGACAACCTGACATTCAGATACAGTGTACTTTTAGTGGAGGGACTGCAAATTACACATCAGTCCAGCCAGCTGACCTTCATTTTTCTATTGATTGCTTATGTCTTTGCAATTTTGTCTAACATTGGGATTCTGATTCAGATATCAGCAGAAAAAAGTTTACACCAGCCTATGTACATTCTTTTCTGTCACTTACCAGTCAATGATGTAATTGGAGCAACTGTTCTCATACCACGCTTACTGAAGGACTTATTAACTGATCCCTCTGAGCGCTACATTACATATATGGAGTGTGTTTTCCAAgctttttttgtacatttatatGGAACAACATCCCACACTATTCTAATGATCATGGCCTTTGACAGATATGTGGCAATATGCAATCCACTGCGATACCCAACTATAATGACCAATAAAATGATGGTTAAACTGTCGACAGGAGCCTGGGCTGCTGCAATAGTGCCGGTGGGGATTTTGATTGGCCTCAGTGTGCGTCTGTCCCACTGCAGATCATTTATTCCAAACCACTCTTGTGATAATCCTTCACTATTTAAACTGTCTTGTGAAAATACAGTGATTAATAATGTATATGGATTAACTTTTACTGTGGTTTTACTCACCTCTTCATTGGGGTGGGTGTTAATGACATATCTCAGAATAGCGATGGTAtgtttaaaaagcaaaaacaaagcaACCAACAGCAAAGCCATAAAAACTTGCAGCACTCATTTGACTGTTTATGTAATCTTGCTCATCTGTGGCTTTGTCCCAATTTTTCTTCATCGTTTCTCTGAGTATGCTGACAGTAGGAAGTTTGGGAATGTAATGTTCCATGTTATACCACCAGGATTAAACCCCATTATATATGGTTTACAAGCCAAGGAAATAAGACAAAAAGTGTTAAAACTTTGcagaaaaaaagttaattatagctga